The Pyrobaculum sp. 3827-6 genome has a segment encoding these proteins:
- a CDS encoding 3,4-dihydroxy-2-butanone-4-phosphate synthase, producing the protein MQNIERAISALKAGKPVMIYDGDDREAEVDFVIRADVVNPVTVRWLRENAGGLLCFATTREIGKILGLEFLSEYYKRRGFHSTAPYGDEPAFMGYVNHIKTKTGIRDSDKALTIRELAKVVELALKDPEEAREAFRRQFYLPGHVPVLGGRIGERWGHTELSLILAKAAGLPPAVVIIEILGRHTEAMPVDEARELAKSLDIPLITTEDIKALI; encoded by the coding sequence ATGCAAAATATTGAAAGGGCGATCAGTGCCCTAAAGGCCGGGAAGCCGGTCATGATATACGACGGTGATGACAGAGAGGCGGAAGTTGACTTTGTTATACGTGCCGATGTGGTTAACCCAGTCACTGTGCGGTGGCTAAGAGAAAACGCAGGGGGTTTGCTGTGCTTCGCCACGACCCGGGAGATTGGAAAAATCCTCGGGCTGGAATTTTTAAGCGAGTACTACAAAAGAAGAGGCTTCCACTCCACAGCCCCGTACGGCGACGAGCCTGCCTTCATGGGATATGTCAACCACATAAAAACTAAGACGGGCATAAGGGACTCAGATAAGGCCCTCACCATTAGGGAACTTGCAAAGGTTGTGGAACTGGCCCTTAAAGATCCAGAGGAGGCGAGGGAGGCCTTCCGGAGGCAATTTTACCTCCCAGGCCACGTGCCTGTGTTGGGAGGGCGTATAGGAGAGAGGTGGGGCCATACAGAGCTCTCTTTAATACTCGCAAAAGCCGCCGGCCTGCCGCCGGCAGTGGTCATCATAGAGATCTTGGGACGCCACACCGAGGCGATGCCTGTTGACGAGGCAAGAGAACTAGCTAAGTCACTGGACATCCCGTTGATAACGACTGAAGACATCAAAGCCTTAATTTAA
- a CDS encoding ribose-phosphate pyrophosphokinase: protein MRVLSFPNALDIAYELGGLGPFSQVEERGFPDGEVLVRVPEADEVVVLVARLYPSVNDNLVKLLITLDALNDMGVRKIVLAIPYMPYARQDRRFRPGEPISSKTVFKLLSQLGVSAIVTVDLHKEYVAEYAPRVLVRNIYPAEEFAKALPNVDVVISPDFGSIRRAESLAKALRVPYTYFEKYRDRNTGAITLIPRQELDLRNKSVVLVDDILSTGGTLVEACRSARTLGASAVYAAVTHCQLLKDARERVRSCVDRLVCTDSILNEFAEVKIGPVLRREVEALL, encoded by the coding sequence ATGCGTGTCTTGTCTTTTCCCAATGCCCTCGACATCGCGTATGAGCTTGGGGGGCTTGGCCCCTTTTCTCAGGTGGAGGAGAGGGGTTTCCCAGATGGGGAGGTGCTGGTCAGGGTTCCAGAGGCGGATGAGGTGGTTGTGTTGGTGGCTAGGCTCTATCCAAGTGTTAACGATAACTTGGTTAAGCTACTCATTACGCTAGATGCGTTAAACGACATGGGGGTGCGGAAGATAGTCCTCGCAATCCCCTACATGCCGTACGCAAGGCAAGATAGGCGTTTTAGGCCGGGCGAGCCTATTAGCTCGAAGACTGTGTTTAAGTTACTTAGCCAGCTCGGCGTCTCTGCCATCGTCACGGTGGATCTGCATAAGGAATACGTGGCGGAATATGCGCCGAGGGTTTTGGTGAGAAATATCTACCCAGCGGAAGAGTTTGCCAAGGCCCTTCCCAACGTCGACGTGGTTATAAGCCCAGACTTCGGCTCTATCCGCAGAGCGGAGTCCCTGGCGAAGGCCCTGCGCGTTCCCTATACCTATTTCGAGAAGTATCGGGATAGGAATACGGGGGCTATAACTCTCATTCCCAGACAAGAGCTAGATTTGAGAAATAAAAGCGTGGTCCTTGTTGACGACATCCTCTCCACTGGGGGGACGCTTGTTGAGGCTTGCAGGTCTGCTAGAACTTTGGGCGCCTCTGCGGTTTACGCGGCGGTGACTCACTGCCAGCTTCTAAAAGACGCCAGGGAGAGAGTGAGGAGTTGCGTAGATAGGCTTGTGTGTACAGACTCTATTCTTAACGAGTTTGCCGAGGTAAAAATCGGACCAGTTCTGAGGAGGGAGGTGGAGGCACTACTATAG
- a CDS encoding 2,5-diamino-6-(ribosylamino)-4(3H)-pyrimidinone 5'-phosphate reductase — MRPYVYLMAAVTVDGRIASRTGYSRLSCPHDLKRLHAMRANVDAVIIGANTAIVDNPRLTVRYVEGRNPVRVLIDGALRVPTTLRILDNSAPTIIYTSRRAPLEKIEELRGRGVEVVIIGEEKIDPGDVLRDLYRRNMKKVLLEGGGRTNWEFLNRCLVDELIVTITPYVFGNGVSLIEGEGYPNTEETPFVLELVSVKLCECGREIVLTYRLRCKNKFTQNI, encoded by the coding sequence ATGAGGCCCTACGTATATCTAATGGCCGCCGTTACGGTGGATGGGAGAATAGCCAGCAGAACTGGGTACTCACGGCTGTCGTGTCCCCACGACTTAAAGAGACTACACGCCATGAGGGCAAATGTAGACGCAGTAATTATAGGCGCCAACACGGCAATTGTAGACAACCCCAGACTCACCGTGCGGTATGTAGAGGGGAGAAATCCTGTGCGCGTATTGATAGACGGGGCGCTCCGCGTCCCTACGACGCTTAGAATTCTTGACAACTCGGCGCCAACTATTATTTACACCTCTAGACGCGCCCCCCTTGAAAAAATAGAGGAGCTGAGAGGGAGGGGCGTTGAAGTCGTCATCATAGGCGAGGAGAAGATAGACCCGGGAGACGTGCTAAGAGACTTGTACAGGCGAAATATGAAAAAGGTGCTTCTGGAGGGCGGCGGCAGGACTAACTGGGAGTTTCTCAACAGATGCCTAGTAGATGAGTTGATAGTCACCATAACCCCCTATGTATTTGGCAACGGCGTCTCGCTAATAGAGGGGGAGGGCTACCCAAACACCGAGGAGACGCCCTTCGTTCTCGAGCTTGTTAGCGTGAAGCTGTGTGAATGCGGAAGAGAGATTGTGCTCACCTACCGACTGAGATGTAAAAATAAGTTTACACAAAATATATGA
- a CDS encoding YkgJ family cysteine cluster protein, which translates to MWRDLKWFEVSFRCIKCGICCVGTEMELLAEDIERITSAGYRLEDFAVEKDGVYRLRNVDGHCYFYDPASRSCKIYDIRPIGCRIYPLIFDGEKVDVDRTCPTWHTVPRREVERLAPYVVKFLNDAKIAKIKIKLRL; encoded by the coding sequence GTGTGGCGGGATCTCAAGTGGTTTGAGGTGAGTTTTAGATGTATAAAGTGTGGCATCTGCTGTGTAGGCACGGAAATGGAGCTGTTGGCGGAGGATATTGAGCGTATAACATCGGCTGGGTATAGGCTGGAGGACTTCGCCGTGGAGAAAGACGGAGTATACCGCTTGAGAAATGTAGATGGCCATTGTTATTTCTACGACCCAGCTTCGAGAAGTTGTAAAATTTACGACATTAGGCCAATTGGTTGCCGCATCTACCCGCTTATCTTCGACGGCGAAAAGGTGGATGTGGATCGAACATGTCCTACATGGCATACGGTGCCGAGGAGGGAGGTGGAGCGCCTGGCGCCTTACGTAGTGAAGTTTCTCAACGATGCAAAGATCGCCAAGATTAAGATTAAATTAAGGCTTTGA
- a CDS encoding NAD(P)/FAD-dependent oxidoreductase: MYDVVIVGAGPAGSAAAIMARRLGLKAVVIDRREPPREKPCGGGLTPRSWKLLNALGVEYPIYGACREIETRAAGYSYVLRKEPILVTRRPQFDHALLKQSGVDFIRDEVINVKNNTVVGRGGEYQARVVIGADGATSAVARSIGAGNYQGHKTHAIAYMTIARGPASERCVVDFDAVINTTGQLGYSWIFPVDEGANIGAGVGWGRWIDLRRLVVEYAEKAGYKPGPVLGHPLSLGYVKSLGTRNVLLAGEAAGLVDATTGEGIYYAVASGAAAALAAYTALKIWGSEKHAAEIYQRLVEPYVEEVKKTRAISRIAKIIGKRKTVIKLLGRRLLNLYTRVYTGEATYSLQLKPIDKS; the protein is encoded by the coding sequence GTGTACGACGTCGTTATTGTGGGCGCCGGCCCCGCCGGCTCGGCCGCGGCCATCATGGCCAGGAGGCTGGGGCTCAAGGCAGTTGTCATCGACAGGAGAGAGCCGCCACGGGAAAAGCCCTGCGGCGGCGGCCTCACCCCCCGTAGCTGGAAGCTTCTAAACGCGCTGGGCGTGGAGTACCCCATCTACGGCGCCTGTAGGGAGATTGAAACCCGCGCCGCGGGCTACAGCTACGTGTTGAGAAAAGAGCCCATTCTCGTGACGAGGAGGCCCCAGTTCGACCACGCCCTGCTAAAGCAAAGCGGAGTCGACTTCATAAGAGACGAGGTAATTAATGTGAAAAACAACACTGTGGTTGGAAGAGGCGGGGAGTACCAGGCGAGGGTTGTGATAGGAGCCGACGGCGCCACGAGCGCCGTGGCGAGGTCCATCGGGGCGGGGAACTACCAAGGCCACAAAACCCACGCCATTGCCTACATGACTATAGCAAGGGGGCCCGCCAGCGAGCGGTGCGTAGTTGACTTCGACGCGGTTATAAACACCACAGGCCAGCTAGGCTACAGCTGGATATTTCCCGTGGACGAAGGGGCGAATATAGGCGCCGGCGTGGGCTGGGGGAGATGGATAGACCTAAGAAGGCTCGTGGTGGAGTACGCAGAGAAAGCCGGCTACAAACCCGGGCCAGTGCTGGGGCACCCACTCTCCCTAGGCTACGTCAAGAGCCTCGGCACAAGAAATGTGTTGCTCGCCGGCGAAGCCGCGGGGCTTGTCGACGCCACCACGGGGGAGGGGATTTACTACGCAGTGGCCAGCGGAGCCGCCGCGGCCCTCGCGGCTTACACCGCGTTGAAGATCTGGGGAAGCGAAAAACACGCCGCTGAGATCTACCAAAGGCTTGTAGAGCCCTATGTGGAGGAGGTGAAGAAGACCAGAGCTATTTCACGCATCGCTAAGATCATCGGCAAGAGGAAAACCGTAATTAAACTCCTCGGCAGGAGACTTCTCAATCTCTACACCAGAGTCTACACCGGAGAGGCCACCTACAGCCTCCAGCTAAAGCCCATAGATAAGTCATAG
- a CDS encoding creatininase family protein, protein MVCLLPVGSYEQHGPHLPPTVDAEVARYVADKVAERIGARSLPPIYYSCSEEHRDFPQTISVKCRSFLPYFEDVVRSAVEKCGVVVVVVGHGGVWDAVKLISEQLNYELGPRVLPVNIWAVASPRDHAGSDETSIYLATGGSLVGELVEICEGDISLFGKKRVAEFSKTGIVGCLKPGEVSAERGRSMLELVIEKIVERFRQFTSLRYIS, encoded by the coding sequence GTGGTCTGTTTACTGCCAGTTGGTTCCTACGAACAACACGGCCCCCACCTGCCGCCTACAGTAGATGCCGAGGTGGCGAGATATGTGGCTGATAAAGTAGCCGAGAGGATAGGCGCCAGATCTCTCCCGCCTATTTACTACAGCTGTAGCGAAGAGCACAGAGACTTCCCCCAGACAATTTCGGTAAAGTGCCGCAGTTTCCTGCCATATTTTGAAGATGTGGTGAGGTCGGCTGTGGAGAAGTGCGGAGTTGTGGTTGTGGTTGTGGGTCACGGCGGTGTATGGGACGCTGTGAAGCTAATCTCGGAGCAGTTGAACTACGAACTGGGGCCGCGGGTACTGCCTGTAAACATATGGGCCGTTGCGTCCCCCAGAGACCACGCGGGAAGCGACGAGACGAGTATATACCTAGCAACCGGCGGATCGCTGGTTGGGGAGCTCGTGGAGATTTGCGAAGGCGACATCTCCCTCTTTGGAAAAAAACGGGTGGCGGAGTTCTCCAAGACGGGGATAGTGGGCTGTTTAAAGCCAGGTGAGGTATCTGCGGAGAGGGGGAGGTCAATGCTTGAATTGGTGATCGAAAAAATAGTTGAGAGATTTAGGCAATTTACGTCTCTTCGTTACATTTCTTAA
- a CDS encoding histone deacetylase family protein gives MLVYYSDVFKKHVPPFRHPEAPDRLDYLVEGVLEAGAVVKEPEMRPDAWDLIYAVHDKSYVDYVKRMCERGGAEIDGDTYISPGTCNAAALSVSAVANAIDKREVALVASRPPGHHAGFVGRALTAPTQGFCIFNTAAIGALYLGEGAAVVDIDVHHGNGTQEILYAKDLLYISTHQHPATLYPGTGYPEEVGEGRGEGYNINIPLPPGAGDDIYVKVVDEFIIPILRQYNPRLVIVSLGWDAHRDDPLADLNLSLKGYLYAIDAILKLQKPTVFLLEGGYNRSVIKRGTKALIRLATAGEFAPSEAQTESAPSAYKRFEELAVEVRRYAGRYWRL, from the coding sequence ATGCTTGTATACTACTCCGACGTGTTTAAGAAACACGTCCCGCCCTTTAGACACCCCGAGGCCCCTGACAGACTAGATTATTTAGTGGAGGGCGTCTTGGAGGCGGGCGCCGTTGTGAAAGAGCCCGAGATGCGGCCCGACGCCTGGGATCTGATATATGCAGTCCACGACAAGAGCTATGTAGATTATGTGAAAAGGATGTGCGAAAGAGGCGGCGCTGAGATAGACGGCGACACCTACATCTCTCCCGGCACCTGCAACGCGGCGGCTCTCTCAGTCTCGGCGGTGGCCAACGCCATCGATAAGAGAGAGGTGGCTCTGGTGGCTTCGAGGCCTCCGGGCCACCACGCCGGGTTCGTTGGGAGAGCCCTAACCGCGCCCACCCAGGGGTTCTGTATATTCAACACGGCGGCGATCGGCGCCCTATACCTCGGGGAAGGCGCGGCCGTCGTGGATATAGACGTCCACCACGGAAACGGCACCCAGGAGATACTCTACGCAAAAGACCTCCTCTACATATCAACACATCAACACCCAGCTACCCTGTACCCCGGAACTGGGTATCCAGAGGAGGTGGGCGAGGGCAGAGGCGAGGGCTACAACATAAACATCCCACTGCCCCCAGGAGCCGGAGACGACATCTACGTCAAGGTAGTGGACGAATTCATAATCCCCATCCTGAGACAGTACAACCCCAGGCTGGTGATAGTCTCGCTGGGGTGGGATGCACACAGAGACGACCCTCTTGCAGATCTCAACCTCTCCCTCAAGGGCTACCTCTACGCCATCGACGCCATATTGAAGTTGCAGAAGCCCACTGTATTTCTACTCGAGGGGGGCTACAACCGGTCTGTTATTAAGAGAGGCACCAAAGCCCTAATACGCCTCGCCACGGCGGGGGAGTTCGCCCCCAGCGAGGCCCAGACAGAAAGCGCGCCCAGCGCCTACAAGCGGTTTGAGGAATTAGCTGTAGAGGTGAGGCGCTACGCTGGGCGGTACTGGCGGCTATAG
- a CDS encoding GTP cyclohydrolase IIa — protein sequence MHKVALMALKGYREWTESLGPRREHIIQKTQARLHETLWRSFTSIGALPHHFRYDYLIALTNNVSAEFIRKAVDKIRRVSPVEVEFCEGTGETPMEAYKNCGRASGLGGEVAVVGHMDVVNSTDTTKVNGPLYVYRQVQDLLKQATDFCRDVGCMVFYLGGDNIMLFLPTPKAAYELYGYLNADLRIGIGIAKRPYNAFVKATRGLDALRHRGATGVKLVK from the coding sequence GTGCATAAGGTAGCACTGATGGCGTTGAAAGGCTACCGAGAGTGGACAGAATCCCTCGGCCCCCGGCGCGAGCACATCATACAGAAAACACAGGCGCGCCTACACGAGACGCTGTGGAGAAGCTTCACCTCGATAGGCGCGCTCCCCCACCACTTTAGATACGACTACCTCATAGCGCTGACTAACAATGTCAGCGCTGAGTTTATCCGCAAGGCAGTCGACAAGATTAGACGTGTATCGCCTGTGGAGGTCGAGTTCTGCGAGGGCACCGGCGAGACGCCTATGGAGGCGTATAAAAACTGCGGACGTGCAAGCGGCCTAGGCGGTGAAGTAGCCGTGGTGGGGCACATGGATGTGGTAAACAGCACCGACACGACTAAGGTCAACGGGCCGCTGTACGTATACCGCCAGGTACAAGACCTCCTCAAACAAGCAACAGACTTCTGTAGAGACGTGGGCTGTATGGTGTTCTACCTCGGCGGAGATAACATTATGTTATTCCTCCCCACCCCCAAAGCCGCCTACGAACTGTACGGCTACCTAAATGCCGATTTACGGATTGGCATAGGTATAGCGAAGAGGCCCTACAACGCCTTCGTTAAGGCCACCCGGGGGCTCGACGCCTTGAGGCACAGAGGCGCGACTGGCGTCAAGTTAGTGAAATGA
- a CDS encoding ATP-dependent DNA helicase: MDFFPYAEARQFQREIYEKVYDALRRGAAALINAPTGLGKTSAVLAAAVKYMLETGVRVHYAVRTRAELEPPVRELAKIRQLGADFSYIVIKSRQDMCCYPQLRKLSYLEFLAECSLLKSLGRCAYYPPGDVDAPLKNVATYVKLLCASKTCPYEYAKRRLDEAEVVISTYYYILGREEAQTKGKVVIIDEAHALFDAVVHLHSIKIGEGELRQAYREARKYGYVEEAAKIYAIYTYVKKAEGNVDLGDLAGLVADLQLDDAIREITKKKMEGLLNPYTPLLLVKELRDALKNRWRHHAQVEYVEGLKTLALYPLDPTSIVREKLRGAHSVVYISGTLPIGLFAEALALSNYEELDVPFNKYIPRENYLSIVDVGVTTKYAERGEEMYLKIAKRLATCINASPRGVLAVFPSYEVMKGVKKYLKISIPHWYEDGGEVSLADIPEKFFIGAVARGRYTEGVEYTRDGANLLSTVVIVGVPYPEPSPYLERRVELLKPRLGARAWEAVYMYQAVVSIRQAVGRLFRKPEDRGVLVFLDRRYAEPELWTNLADLLTGSLVVQDVEEAIWAVEKFNASTATAR; the protein is encoded by the coding sequence GTGGATTTCTTCCCCTACGCAGAGGCCCGGCAGTTTCAACGCGAGATTTATGAAAAGGTATACGACGCGCTTCGCCGCGGCGCGGCGGCGCTGATCAACGCGCCGACGGGCCTCGGCAAGACTTCGGCGGTGCTCGCCGCCGCCGTGAAGTACATGCTGGAGACAGGAGTCCGCGTGCACTACGCCGTGCGGACGCGGGCTGAGCTAGAGCCGCCGGTGAGGGAGCTGGCCAAGATACGTCAACTGGGGGCCGACTTTAGCTACATCGTCATCAAGAGTAGACAAGACATGTGTTGCTACCCACAGCTCCGAAAACTCAGCTACTTGGAGTTTCTCGCCGAGTGTAGCCTTCTTAAGAGCCTCGGGAGGTGCGCCTATTACCCACCGGGGGATGTGGACGCGCCTTTGAAAAACGTCGCTACATATGTAAAACTTCTCTGCGCCTCTAAGACATGTCCCTATGAATACGCCAAGAGGAGGCTCGACGAGGCAGAGGTCGTGATTTCTACATACTACTACATACTCGGTAGAGAGGAGGCCCAAACAAAGGGCAAGGTGGTTATCATAGATGAGGCACACGCCTTATTCGACGCCGTTGTCCACCTCCACAGCATAAAGATAGGCGAAGGCGAGCTGAGGCAGGCCTACAGAGAGGCGCGTAAATACGGCTACGTGGAAGAGGCCGCGAAGATATACGCCATATATACCTACGTAAAAAAGGCCGAGGGCAACGTCGACCTCGGCGATCTTGCGGGTCTGGTGGCCGATTTACAACTTGACGACGCTATTAGAGAAATTACGAAAAAGAAGATGGAGGGTTTGCTTAACCCCTACACTCCGCTCCTCCTCGTGAAGGAGCTTAGAGACGCCCTCAAGAACAGGTGGCGCCACCACGCCCAGGTGGAGTATGTAGAGGGCTTGAAGACACTCGCCCTCTACCCGCTCGACCCAACCTCGATTGTGAGAGAGAAGCTACGCGGCGCGCACAGCGTTGTCTACATAAGCGGCACGTTGCCTATAGGGCTCTTCGCCGAGGCGCTCGCCCTATCTAATTACGAGGAGCTGGACGTCCCCTTCAATAAGTACATCCCCAGAGAGAACTACCTCTCAATAGTAGATGTGGGAGTCACTACGAAATACGCCGAAAGAGGCGAGGAGATGTACCTAAAAATAGCCAAGAGGCTGGCCACCTGTATAAACGCGTCTCCCCGCGGCGTGCTGGCGGTATTCCCCTCATACGAAGTAATGAAGGGGGTGAAGAAGTATCTCAAAATCTCGATACCCCACTGGTACGAAGACGGCGGAGAGGTCTCCTTGGCGGACATCCCAGAGAAGTTCTTCATAGGTGCCGTGGCCAGGGGCAGGTACACAGAGGGGGTTGAGTACACCAGAGACGGGGCCAATCTACTCTCCACAGTGGTAATAGTGGGCGTCCCATATCCCGAGCCCAGCCCCTACCTAGAGAGGAGGGTGGAGCTCCTCAAGCCTAGACTTGGAGCCAGGGCGTGGGAAGCTGTCTACATGTACCAAGCAGTGGTTAGCATAAGACAGGCGGTGGGTAGACTATTCAGAAAGCCGGAGGACAGGGGGGTGCTTGTCTTCCTTGACAGACGCTACGCCGAGCCCGAGCTCTGGACAAACCTAGCCGACCTGCTCACAGGTTCTCTGGTTGTTCAAGACGTGGAGGAGGCCATATGGGCTGTTGAGAAGTTCAACGCCTCGACAGCAACCGCCAGATAG
- a CDS encoding nicotinate phosphoribosyltransferase, giving the protein MLHTASPSDILSGRTTDVYFARTVEVLKNAGLADVRVRAEFHVASLPRGFKWAVFTGLKEVVEILRGRRITLYALPEGTLFYENDPIMVIEGPYLEFAVLETAILGVVRHYSSISTKAARVKKIAGEKTCLFFGARALHPAIQPMADRAAYIGGCDGVATVMGAELIGVKPSGTMPHALMIIFRAVAGDHTLAWVWFDKTVPSEVPRIVLADTFLDEREEALLAAKLLGERLHGVRLDTPGSRRGNIRRIVEEVRWALDLNGYRNVKIFVSGGLDEPQVEALRDVVDGFGVGTSIAFPPSVDVSMDIVEVEVGGRWIPITKRGKLPGFKQLYRCGSRHVAVPWGSPPPCGEPLLVKWIEDGRVVREIPGEAEIRKYVLEQLSEVEL; this is encoded by the coding sequence ATGTTACACACCGCTTCCCCCTCAGATATTTTGTCAGGTAGAACCACCGACGTATACTTCGCCAGGACGGTGGAGGTTTTGAAAAACGCGGGGCTTGCAGATGTGAGGGTGAGGGCCGAGTTCCACGTGGCCTCCCTCCCCAGGGGCTTTAAGTGGGCGGTGTTCACCGGGCTTAAGGAAGTGGTTGAAATTCTACGGGGCAGGAGGATAACGCTGTACGCCCTGCCCGAGGGCACTCTGTTTTACGAAAACGACCCCATTATGGTTATCGAGGGTCCCTATCTGGAATTTGCTGTGTTGGAGACAGCGATTCTGGGCGTGGTTAGACACTATTCCAGCATTTCCACCAAGGCGGCCCGCGTGAAGAAGATAGCAGGTGAAAAGACTTGTCTCTTTTTCGGAGCGCGGGCGCTTCACCCCGCTATTCAGCCTATGGCGGACCGCGCGGCGTATATCGGAGGTTGCGACGGGGTGGCCACAGTCATGGGGGCGGAGTTAATCGGGGTAAAGCCGTCGGGCACCATGCCGCATGCCTTGATGATTATATTCAGAGCCGTGGCGGGCGACCACACCTTGGCGTGGGTCTGGTTCGACAAAACAGTCCCCTCGGAGGTGCCCCGCATAGTACTCGCTGACACGTTCCTCGACGAGAGGGAGGAGGCCCTTCTGGCGGCTAAGTTGCTGGGGGAGAGGCTCCACGGGGTGAGGCTGGACACGCCGGGTAGCAGGCGGGGGAATATTAGGAGAATCGTCGAGGAGGTGAGGTGGGCTCTTGACCTCAACGGCTATAGAAACGTGAAGATTTTCGTCAGCGGGGGGCTGGACGAGCCGCAGGTGGAGGCTCTAAGAGACGTGGTTGACGGCTTTGGCGTGGGGACCTCCATCGCCTTTCCGCCCTCCGTAGATGTGTCTATGGATATCGTGGAGGTGGAGGTGGGGGGTAGGTGGATTCCCATCACTAAGAGGGGGAAGTTGCCGGGGTTTAAGCAACTGTATAGGTGCGGCAGTAGGCACGTTGCCGTCCCCTGGGGTAGCCCTCCGCCGTGTGGAGAGCCCCTCTTGGTTAAGTGGATTGAGGACGGCAGGGTCGTTAGAGAGATCCCGGGGGAGGCTGAGATTAGGAAGTACGTACTAGAGCAGCTCTCTGAAGTCGAGCTATGA
- a CDS encoding bifunctional 2-polyprenyl-6-hydroxyphenol methylase/3-demethylubiquinol 3-O-methyltransferase UbiG: MSWVEEFFDDVYLDFMQYYRNEEVSKVEAAFVQRSLGVRAGARFLDVACGHGRHMAHMPRDSVVGIDIKLEYLRHAKRFGDVVQADVRLMPFRKGAFHGAYIMHSTFGMFGDEIDMEMLTWLSGVVKMGGRLLIDVANKDKVEGIYASLGEMWNFWLTAGPYRVLSTAYYNPITSKIRETRLIYKNGKYIGEKTLELRLYSLGELRLLLTNVGFVIENLYGDFSGEAYSKNSDRLIVVAVKVGGVSRGLRQAVEWVE, encoded by the coding sequence ATGAGCTGGGTTGAGGAGTTCTTTGACGATGTATATCTCGATTTTATGCAGTACTACCGGAACGAGGAGGTTTCTAAAGTAGAGGCCGCCTTTGTACAACGGAGTCTGGGCGTGAGGGCGGGGGCGCGGTTTCTGGACGTGGCTTGCGGCCATGGGAGGCATATGGCGCATATGCCCCGGGACTCGGTGGTGGGCATTGATATAAAGCTTGAGTATCTGAGACATGCCAAGAGGTTTGGGGATGTGGTGCAGGCCGACGTTAGGCTGATGCCTTTTCGAAAAGGGGCCTTCCACGGGGCCTACATCATGCACTCTACCTTCGGCATGTTTGGGGACGAGATAGACATGGAGATGTTGACGTGGCTTTCCGGCGTTGTTAAGATGGGCGGGCGCCTCTTGATAGACGTAGCGAATAAAGATAAGGTGGAGGGAATATACGCCTCGCTGGGCGAGATGTGGAATTTCTGGCTGACGGCGGGGCCCTACAGAGTACTCAGCACGGCGTACTACAACCCCATCACGTCTAAAATCAGGGAGACGAGGCTTATTTACAAAAACGGGAAGTACATTGGCGAGAAAACTCTAGAGCTTAGGCTGTACAGCCTTGGCGAGTTGCGCCTGCTTTTAACAAACGTGGGCTTTGTCATAGAGAATCTCTATGGAGACTTCAGCGGCGAGGCTTATTCAAAAAATTCCGACCGGCTGATAGTGGTCGCCGTCAAAGTGGGGGGCGTGTCCAGAGGCTTGAGGCAGGCGGTGGAGTGGGTTGAGTAA